One Algibacter sp. L3A6 genomic region harbors:
- a CDS encoding membrane protein, with translation METFTLARVIHVIAVILWIGGVSMVTTVIIPAVKKLKSKEDQIKTFEALEGKFAIQAKVTTLLTGLSGFYMLYVLDAWDRYFDYRFWWIHAMTLVWVLFTLILYVLEPLILHKLFKKYVEENPSKTFSILHKAHWFLLILSLITTAGAVAGSHGWFFIK, from the coding sequence ATGGAAACATTCACTTTAGCACGCGTTATTCATGTTATAGCTGTTATTTTATGGATTGGTGGAGTTTCTATGGTAACTACCGTAATTATTCCGGCCGTAAAAAAGCTAAAATCCAAAGAAGATCAAATTAAAACCTTCGAAGCGTTAGAAGGGAAGTTTGCCATACAAGCAAAAGTAACAACTTTACTAACCGGGCTTTCTGGTTTCTATATGTTATATGTGCTCGATGCTTGGGATCGATATTTCGATTATCGGTTTTGGTGGATTCATGCTATGACTTTAGTTTGGGTGCTTTTTACTCTTATTTTATATGTTTTAGAGCCGCTTATATTGCATAAATTATTTAAAAAATATGTAGAAGAAAATCCTTCAAAAACATTTTCAATACTTCATAAGGCGCATTGGTTTTTACTAATATTGAGTTTAATAACTACGGCAGGAGCAGTTGCTGGTAGTCATGGTTGGTTTTTTATAAAATAA
- a CDS encoding cytochrome-c peroxidase, with amino-acid sequence MFRYLKSLFFLIICISITGCQQDKKETISVINWSAAQNYYSQNIDLALSYIDSLETEGMHGKKAKTYFALSRVAFKKAEPYASYLNPEVGHRANGPALPIYKEDTGKIIKPVGYQKIEESIYDHETTEADFKQELYVQKGMLSNLKKAIEKRDLNPQRFFIATHQQLLRVVSLAISGFDTPVSHLGIDETIVSLESLQTVYKATIQNSIKLKNEKLDSDFNANIEKAIAFINKNQDFDTFDRFTFTRDYMNPITRNWVNIRKSSALWEPIDTTPFNFDAPTFFEDDSFNLNYFTAAINQNPTEKQITLGKKLFSDPKLSANGKMACITCHLPHKGYADNVALNLDNQGKPLLRNTPTLINTAFQQGFFLDGRSNTLLDQISSVFTNDKEFNSDVHKFSNAILKDSTYTTLFKDAFGKIASNNTDVIKAISSYISTLNGFNSKFDKNIRGEENNFSDEEKLGYNLFMGKALCATCHFMPLTNGTVPPFYTETEKEVIGVPETAENKQLDDDLGFYWSFKEPLHRGMFKTPSIRNIALTAPYMHNGVYESLEEVVEFYNLGGGGGLGFDLEHQTLPFDELNLTIEEQNALVAFMKTLTETVSDVY; translated from the coding sequence ATGTTTCGATATTTAAAATCGCTATTCTTCTTAATTATTTGCATTTCAATAACTGGATGCCAACAGGATAAAAAAGAAACCATTTCTGTAATAAATTGGTCGGCTGCACAAAACTATTACTCCCAAAACATAGATTTAGCTTTAAGTTATATCGATAGTTTAGAAACCGAAGGTATGCACGGTAAAAAAGCCAAAACCTATTTCGCTTTATCTCGTGTTGCTTTCAAAAAAGCTGAACCTTACGCATCATATTTAAATCCTGAGGTAGGCCACAGAGCAAACGGACCTGCCCTACCTATTTATAAAGAAGACACCGGTAAGATTATAAAACCTGTTGGTTATCAAAAAATAGAAGAGAGCATTTACGATCATGAAACTACCGAAGCCGATTTTAAACAAGAATTATACGTGCAAAAAGGCATGCTTTCTAACCTTAAAAAGGCCATTGAAAAAAGAGACCTTAATCCACAACGCTTTTTTATAGCCACGCACCAGCAACTATTACGTGTAGTAAGCTTAGCCATATCTGGTTTTGATACGCCTGTAAGTCATTTAGGCATTGATGAAACTATTGTTTCTCTAGAAAGTTTACAAACCGTCTATAAGGCTACGATTCAAAATAGTATTAAACTTAAGAATGAAAAATTAGACTCCGATTTTAATGCTAATATTGAAAAAGCTATTGCTTTTATTAATAAAAATCAAGATTTTGATACTTTCGATCGCTTTACATTTACACGCGATTACATGAATCCGATTACTCGGAATTGGGTTAATATTAGAAAATCTAGTGCACTTTGGGAACCAATAGACACTACGCCTTTTAATTTTGATGCACCTACTTTTTTTGAAGACGATAGTTTTAATTTAAACTATTTTACAGCCGCTATCAACCAAAACCCAACTGAGAAACAGATTACTTTGGGTAAAAAATTATTCTCAGACCCTAAACTTTCCGCAAACGGAAAAATGGCTTGTATTACCTGTCATTTACCTCATAAAGGCTATGCCGATAATGTTGCACTAAATTTAGATAATCAAGGTAAACCATTGCTACGAAACACACCAACACTTATAAATACGGCCTTTCAACAAGGTTTCTTTTTAGACGGACGCTCAAACACCTTGTTAGATCAAATTTCATCTGTATTTACAAATGATAAAGAGTTTAATTCCGATGTGCATAAATTCTCGAACGCCATTCTAAAAGACTCAACTTATACCACTCTTTTTAAAGATGCCTTCGGAAAAATAGCTTCAAATAATACGGATGTTATAAAAGCAATTTCATCTTATATTTCAACCTTAAATGGTTTCAATTCTAAATTTGATAAAAACATAAGAGGCGAGGAAAATAATTTTTCAGATGAAGAAAAACTGGGGTATAATTTATTTATGGGAAAAGCCTTGTGCGCTACTTGTCACTTTATGCCTTTAACCAACGGAACCGTTCCTCCTTTTTATACAGAAACAGAAAAAGAAGTTATTGGAGTTCCGGAAACAGCAGAAAACAAACAACTTGATGACGATTTAGGTTTTTATTGGAGCTTTAAAGAACCACTGCATAGAGGCATGTTTAAAACCCCAAGTATTAGAAATATTGCTCTAACAGCGCCTTACATGCATAATGGTGTTTACGAATCCTTAGAGGAAGTTGTAGAATTTTACAACCTTGGAGGTGGTGGCGGTTTAGGTTTCGATTTAGAACATCAAACTTTGCCTTTCGATGAACTTAATTTAACAATTGAAGAACAAAACGCTTTAGTCGCTTTTATGAAAACTCTAACGGAAACAGTTAGTGATGTGTATTAA
- the bshC gene encoding bacillithiol biosynthesis cysteine-adding enzyme BshC, which translates to MPADCISFKNTGYFSSLICDYLDENQELKPFYNRFPNLDNFKNQIEEKGASFSPESRNVLHGVLTEQYKKVDASALTLQNIDLLKQENTFTVTTGHQLNLFTGPLYFLYKIVSAINLSKELKEKYPDQNFVPIYWMATEDHDFDEINYFNFRGKKVQWNKEASGAVGELSTDGLAEVFEVFSNEIGHTKNAEHLKSLFQDAYLEHDNLADATRYLANDVFHEYGLVIVEANHAELKKEFIPFIETELLNQTSFKAVTETIEDLNNYSKGYKAQVNPREINLFYLNENLRERIVFEDHIYKVVNTSITWTKEEILDELRNYPERFSPNVIMRPLYQEVVLPNLCYIGGGGELAYWFQLKKYFNTVEVPFPVLLLRNSVLIQTESQSKKLQNLNISKEDIFLKRSAFINKKVREISNIDIDFSEQKKHLVQQFESMYELAEDTDKSFLGAVKAQEVKQLQGLEHLENRLLKAQKRKLKDAVSRMTDLQTELFPGGSLQERNTNFSEFYLEYGEQLLPNLIENLQPLKGDFLLLTI; encoded by the coding sequence ATGCCAGCAGACTGTATTTCGTTTAAAAACACAGGATATTTTTCAAGTTTAATTTGTGATTATCTCGATGAAAATCAAGAGTTAAAACCATTTTACAACCGTTTTCCAAACCTTGATAATTTCAAAAATCAAATTGAAGAAAAGGGAGCGAGTTTTTCTCCAGAATCTCGAAATGTATTGCATGGTGTACTAACTGAACAGTATAAAAAGGTTGATGCTTCGGCATTAACACTTCAAAATATAGATTTATTAAAACAGGAAAACACCTTTACTGTTACAACAGGGCACCAGCTAAACTTGTTTACGGGGCCACTTTATTTTCTGTATAAAATAGTATCGGCTATTAATCTTTCAAAAGAATTAAAAGAAAAATATCCCGATCAAAATTTTGTTCCTATTTATTGGATGGCAACAGAAGATCATGATTTTGATGAAATAAATTATTTTAACTTCAGAGGAAAAAAAGTACAATGGAATAAGGAGGCTAGTGGAGCCGTTGGAGAATTATCTACCGATGGTTTAGCGGAAGTTTTTGAAGTGTTTTCTAATGAAATAGGACATACCAAAAACGCAGAGCATTTAAAAAGCCTTTTCCAAGACGCTTATTTAGAACATGATAATTTAGCCGATGCTACTAGATATTTAGCAAATGATGTGTTTCACGAATATGGTTTAGTTATTGTTGAGGCTAACCATGCCGAATTGAAAAAAGAGTTTATCCCTTTTATAGAAACCGAATTGTTAAACCAAACATCGTTTAAGGCAGTTACGGAAACTATAGAAGATTTAAATAATTATTCTAAAGGCTATAAAGCGCAAGTAAACCCAAGAGAAATAAACTTGTTCTATCTAAATGAAAATTTAAGAGAACGTATAGTTTTTGAAGACCATATATATAAGGTTGTAAATACGTCAATAACTTGGACTAAGGAAGAGATTTTAGATGAATTAAGAAATTATCCAGAACGATTTTCTCCAAACGTAATTATGCGACCTCTATACCAAGAAGTGGTTTTACCAAACCTATGTTACATTGGCGGCGGCGGAGAATTGGCGTATTGGTTTCAATTAAAAAAATATTTTAATACAGTAGAGGTACCTTTTCCGGTACTGTTATTAAGAAATTCAGTTTTAATTCAAACGGAAAGTCAGAGTAAAAAGCTTCAAAATTTAAATATTTCTAAAGAAGATATTTTCTTAAAACGAAGTGCCTTCATTAATAAAAAAGTTAGAGAAATTTCTAATATTGATATCGATTTTTCTGAACAAAAAAAGCACTTGGTACAACAATTTGAAAGTATGTACGAGCTAGCCGAAGATACCGATAAATCGTTTTTAGGAGCCGTAAAGGCTCAAGAAGTAAAGCAATTGCAAGGTTTAGAGCATTTAGAAAATCGTTTACTTAAAGCTCAAAAGCGTAAATTGAAAGATGCTGTTTCGAGAATGACCGACTTACAAACCGAACTTTTTCCGGGTGGTAGTTTACAGGAACGAAACACTAATTTTTCGGAGTTTTATTTAGAATATGGCGAGCAATTATTACCAAACTTAATAGAAAACTTACAACCTTTAAAAGGCGATTTTTTACTGTTAACAATTTAG
- the guaA gene encoding glutamine-hydrolyzing GMP synthase, producing the protein MQHDKVLILDFGSQYTQLIARRVRELNIYSEIHPFNKIPTNLETYKAVILSGSPNSVRGEDALHPDLSEIRGKKPMLAVCYGAQYLAHFSGGEVAPSNTREYGRANLSFIKTDEPFVKNISEGSQVWMSHSDTIKKLPTNGVLVASTNDVENAAYKIEGESTYAIQFHPEVYHSTDGKQLLENFLVAIAGLKQDWTPDSFVEETVAAIREKVGNDKVVLGLSGGVDSTVAAVLLNKAIGENLYCIFVNNGLLRKNEFTSVLKQYEGMGLNVKGVDASERFLEALKGLEDPEKKRKAIGNSFIEVFDDEAHKLTDVKWLAQGTIYPDVIESVSATGGPSATIKSHHNVGGLPDFMKLKIVEPLRAIFKDEVRRVGATLGIDPELLGRHPFPGPGLGIRILGDITAEKVQMLQEVDAIFINGLKEWGLYDKVWQAGAMLLPVNSVGVMGDERTYEKCVALRAVESTDGMTADWVNLPYEFLQKTSNDIINKVKGVNRVVYDISSKPPATIEWE; encoded by the coding sequence ATGCAACATGACAAGGTACTTATTTTAGACTTCGGATCGCAATACACACAACTTATTGCCCGTCGAGTTAGGGAACTCAACATTTACTCCGAAATACATCCATTTAACAAAATTCCAACCAATTTAGAAACCTACAAGGCAGTTATTCTTTCGGGAAGTCCAAACTCTGTAAGAGGTGAAGATGCTTTGCATCCTGATTTATCAGAAATTAGAGGAAAAAAACCAATGCTAGCCGTATGCTATGGCGCGCAATATTTAGCGCATTTTTCGGGAGGTGAAGTAGCACCTTCGAATACTAGAGAATATGGCCGAGCTAACTTATCGTTTATAAAAACTGATGAGCCTTTTGTAAAAAACATTAGCGAAGGCAGTCAAGTTTGGATGAGCCACTCTGATACTATTAAAAAGTTACCAACAAATGGTGTTTTAGTAGCGAGTACGAACGACGTAGAAAATGCCGCTTACAAAATTGAAGGAGAAAGCACTTATGCTATTCAATTTCACCCAGAAGTTTACCACTCTACAGATGGAAAACAACTTTTAGAAAACTTTTTAGTAGCTATCGCAGGTTTAAAACAAGACTGGACTCCAGATTCTTTTGTAGAAGAAACTGTAGCAGCTATTCGAGAAAAAGTAGGGAACGATAAAGTAGTTTTAGGGCTTTCTGGTGGTGTAGATTCTACCGTAGCAGCTGTTTTACTTAATAAAGCTATTGGTGAAAACTTATATTGCATTTTTGTTAATAATGGATTGTTACGTAAAAATGAATTTACTTCAGTTTTAAAACAATACGAAGGTATGGGACTTAACGTAAAAGGCGTTGATGCTTCTGAGCGTTTTTTAGAAGCTTTAAAAGGTCTAGAAGATCCTGAGAAAAAACGTAAAGCAATTGGTAATTCTTTTATCGAAGTTTTTGATGATGAAGCTCACAAATTAACCGATGTAAAATGGTTGGCACAAGGTACTATTTATCCTGATGTTATCGAGAGTGTATCTGCTACAGGCGGACCATCGGCAACTATCAAAAGTCACCATAACGTAGGTGGATTACCAGATTTCATGAAACTTAAAATTGTGGAGCCACTTCGTGCTATTTTTAAAGATGAAGTACGCCGTGTTGGTGCAACTTTAGGTATCGATCCAGAATTATTAGGTCGTCACCCTTTTCCTGGCCCTGGTTTAGGAATTCGTATTTTAGGTGATATTACAGCCGAAAAAGTACAAATGCTTCAGGAAGTAGATGCTATTTTTATAAATGGTTTAAAAGAATGGGGATTGTACGATAAGGTTTGGCAAGCAGGAGCTATGTTGTTACCAGTTAATAGCGTAGGTGTAATGGGCGATGAGCGTACTTACGAGAAGTGTGTTGCACTTAGAGCAGTGGAAAGTACCGATGGTATGACGGCTGACTGGGTAAACTTACCTTATGAGTTTTTACAAAAAACATCGAACGATATTATTAATAAAGTTAAAGGTGTAAACCGTGTGGTTTACGATATTAGTTCTAAGCCACCAGCAACCATTGAATGGGAATAG